A stretch of Megalobrama amblycephala isolate DHTTF-2021 linkage group LG14, ASM1881202v1, whole genome shotgun sequence DNA encodes these proteins:
- the LOC125245758 gene encoding gastrula zinc finger protein XlCGF26.1-like isoform X1 has product MIWLKTGEATEIQVTKMAFIKEESEDMKIEEAFGVKREDTEEQTDLMPLKEESQELSEIDEKYHFEKNHDSVSGEKCTQTENTSSHFTCFQCGKRFSQPGNLIVHMRIHIGESHYICQQCGKSFTEKGNLKVHMRLHTGENPYTCQQCGKCFTQKGTLKSHMRTHTREKPFNCELCGKSFTRELNLRYHMNIHNGLKPFSCDQCEKSFTRKVGLNNHMRVHSRINCFTCHHCGMSFSDMNRFNRHVIIHSGEKPFTCQQCGRGFKYKKNLKTHMRIHTGEKPFTCHHCGKRFSHKVSLKTHMRLHTGEKPYTCPQCKKSFTYKSTLNAHMRSHTGESPHTCKLCGKSFSQKGNLKTHMRIHTGEKPFICSQCGNGFRCKVTLNYHMRIHSRENLFICQQCGMAFTDSKQLKNHVITHIGEKPFMCHHCGKSFTFKGNLKTHMRLHTGEKPFICHQCGKSFRHNVSLQTHMRLHTGEKPFTCLECKKSFTYQRDLKRHSQTHSGKKLQCERRVTKRGHFKSHLPIHSGGRRFNCDQCNKKFILFSHLQIHLKSHADMKPHLCSVCGKRFKWLSNLRWHQKIRICVKSRLRSHRS; this is encoded by the coding sequence ACCTGATGCCGCTGAAAGAGGAGAGTCAAGAACTGAGTGAAATTGATGAGAAATATCACTTTGAGAAAAATCATGATTCTGTCAGTGGAGAAaaatgcacacagactgaaaACACTAGCAGTCATTTCACCTGctttcagtgtggaaagagattcAGTCAACCTGGAAACCttatagtccacatgagaattcatatTGGAGAGAGCCATTAcatctgccaacagtgtggaaagagtttcactgaaaaaggaaaccttaaagtccacatgagacttcacactggagagaaccCTTACACCTGCCAGCAGTGTGGAAAGTGTTTCACTCAAAAAGGAACTCTTAAAAgccacatgagaactcacactaGAGAGAAGCCTTTTAACTGTGAACTttgtggaaagagcttcactAGAGAACTAAACCTTAGATATCACATGAACATTCACAATGGATTGAAGCCGTTTtcatgtgatcaatgtgaaaAGTCTTTCACACGTAAAGTAGGTCTTAATaaccacatgagagttcactcAAGAATTAATTGTTTTACATGTCATCACTGTGGAATGAGTTTCTCAGACATGAATCGCTTTAACAGGCATGTGATAATTCactctggagagaagcctttcacatgCCAGCAGTGCGGAAGGggtttcaaatataaaaaaaaccttaaaacacacatgagaattcacactggagagaagcctttcacatgCCATCACTGTGGAAAGAGATTCAGTCATAAAGTAAGCCTTAAGACTCACATGAgacttcacactggagagaagccttacacatgCCCTCAGTGCAAAAAGAGTTTCACATACAAATCAACACTTAATGCCCACATGAGAAGTCACACCGGAGAGAGCCCTCACACATGCAAACTATGTGGGAAGAGCTTCTCACAAAAAGGCAATCTTAAgactcacatgagaattcacactggagagaagccgttcataTGTAGTCAGTGTGGAAATGGTTTCAGATGTAAAGTAACCCTTAATTACCACATGAGGATTCATTCAAGAGAGAACCTCTTTATATGTCAGCAGTGTGGAATGGCATTCACAGACAGTAAACAACTTAAGAATCATGTAATAACTCATattggagagaagcctttcatgtgccatcactgtggaaagagtttcacatttAAAGGAAACCTCAAGACTCACATGAgacttcacactggagagaagcctttcataTGCcatcaatgtggaaagagtttcagacataATGTAAGCCTCCAAACTCACATGAgacttcacactggagagaagcctttcacatgTCTTGAGTGTAAAAAGAGTTTCACGTATCAACGAGATCTGAAACGTCATTCGCAAACTCATTCTGGAAAGAAATTGCAGTGTGAAAGGAGGGTAACAAAAAGGGGTCATTTCAAAAGTCACCTGCCCATTCACTCTGGAGGAAGGCGATTTAACTGTGATCAGTgtaataaaaaatttattttgttttctcacTTACAGATACACCTGAAAAGCCATGCAGATATGAAACCCCAtttgtgttctgtgtgtggaaagagatttAAATGGCTCAGCAATTTAAGATGGCACCAGAAAATACGTATCTGTGTGAAATCAAGGCTACGTTCACACCGCAGCTGA
- the LOC125245758 gene encoding gastrula zinc finger protein XlCGF26.1-like isoform X2, whose amino-acid sequence MAFIKEESEDMKIEEAFGVKREDTEEQTDLMPLKEESQELSEIDEKYHFEKNHDSVSGEKCTQTENTSSHFTCFQCGKRFSQPGNLIVHMRIHIGESHYICQQCGKSFTEKGNLKVHMRLHTGENPYTCQQCGKCFTQKGTLKSHMRTHTREKPFNCELCGKSFTRELNLRYHMNIHNGLKPFSCDQCEKSFTRKVGLNNHMRVHSRINCFTCHHCGMSFSDMNRFNRHVIIHSGEKPFTCQQCGRGFKYKKNLKTHMRIHTGEKPFTCHHCGKRFSHKVSLKTHMRLHTGEKPYTCPQCKKSFTYKSTLNAHMRSHTGESPHTCKLCGKSFSQKGNLKTHMRIHTGEKPFICSQCGNGFRCKVTLNYHMRIHSRENLFICQQCGMAFTDSKQLKNHVITHIGEKPFMCHHCGKSFTFKGNLKTHMRLHTGEKPFICHQCGKSFRHNVSLQTHMRLHTGEKPFTCLECKKSFTYQRDLKRHSQTHSGKKLQCERRVTKRGHFKSHLPIHSGGRRFNCDQCNKKFILFSHLQIHLKSHADMKPHLCSVCGKRFKWLSNLRWHQKIRICVKSRLRSHRS is encoded by the coding sequence ACCTGATGCCGCTGAAAGAGGAGAGTCAAGAACTGAGTGAAATTGATGAGAAATATCACTTTGAGAAAAATCATGATTCTGTCAGTGGAGAAaaatgcacacagactgaaaACACTAGCAGTCATTTCACCTGctttcagtgtggaaagagattcAGTCAACCTGGAAACCttatagtccacatgagaattcatatTGGAGAGAGCCATTAcatctgccaacagtgtggaaagagtttcactgaaaaaggaaaccttaaagtccacatgagacttcacactggagagaaccCTTACACCTGCCAGCAGTGTGGAAAGTGTTTCACTCAAAAAGGAACTCTTAAAAgccacatgagaactcacactaGAGAGAAGCCTTTTAACTGTGAACTttgtggaaagagcttcactAGAGAACTAAACCTTAGATATCACATGAACATTCACAATGGATTGAAGCCGTTTtcatgtgatcaatgtgaaaAGTCTTTCACACGTAAAGTAGGTCTTAATaaccacatgagagttcactcAAGAATTAATTGTTTTACATGTCATCACTGTGGAATGAGTTTCTCAGACATGAATCGCTTTAACAGGCATGTGATAATTCactctggagagaagcctttcacatgCCAGCAGTGCGGAAGGggtttcaaatataaaaaaaaccttaaaacacacatgagaattcacactggagagaagcctttcacatgCCATCACTGTGGAAAGAGATTCAGTCATAAAGTAAGCCTTAAGACTCACATGAgacttcacactggagagaagccttacacatgCCCTCAGTGCAAAAAGAGTTTCACATACAAATCAACACTTAATGCCCACATGAGAAGTCACACCGGAGAGAGCCCTCACACATGCAAACTATGTGGGAAGAGCTTCTCACAAAAAGGCAATCTTAAgactcacatgagaattcacactggagagaagccgttcataTGTAGTCAGTGTGGAAATGGTTTCAGATGTAAAGTAACCCTTAATTACCACATGAGGATTCATTCAAGAGAGAACCTCTTTATATGTCAGCAGTGTGGAATGGCATTCACAGACAGTAAACAACTTAAGAATCATGTAATAACTCATattggagagaagcctttcatgtgccatcactgtggaaagagtttcacatttAAAGGAAACCTCAAGACTCACATGAgacttcacactggagagaagcctttcataTGCcatcaatgtggaaagagtttcagacataATGTAAGCCTCCAAACTCACATGAgacttcacactggagagaagcctttcacatgTCTTGAGTGTAAAAAGAGTTTCACGTATCAACGAGATCTGAAACGTCATTCGCAAACTCATTCTGGAAAGAAATTGCAGTGTGAAAGGAGGGTAACAAAAAGGGGTCATTTCAAAAGTCACCTGCCCATTCACTCTGGAGGAAGGCGATTTAACTGTGATCAGTgtaataaaaaatttattttgttttctcacTTACAGATACACCTGAAAAGCCATGCAGATATGAAACCCCAtttgtgttctgtgtgtggaaagagatttAAATGGCTCAGCAATTTAAGATGGCACCAGAAAATACGTATCTGTGTGAAATCAAGGCTACGTTCACACCGCAGCTGA
- the LOC125245603 gene encoding uncharacterized protein LOC125245603 yields the protein MPPKTTKERSQVYRDKIKADPIKYEERLKRDRERYLRKKEKGVVKAIAGLSKREQRKQRRQWKINQRNRREEIKKTLTMQAYLSTTTPPHSPDVVLQPEHNVDLPPTPPSARSHSQNQRGRKRVARNRQKVYAALYESNTKLEKALRKAEKYRQRYERLMKKMRQADSPNTKSKRQMVTAPSTLRRTLVFHNALIAELKDRYKNLHSDRDKHIISKIMAGKVLKKYRLLKMAKREFGFSPRRMRSNKKRTTAFTYTRKKQKNSISPATEEKIKQFLERDENSRASTGKKDTVTKKKTKTQKRFLNEPLEKLHKKFRKEYPDIRISKSEFCKRRPFWIVKPTVKDRDTCLCKTHANLQNMADKLLYHKVIKSSNIEDLIVSLCCSPNYTKQCMYRECTICEAKELEISTFDPGTQTFWYEWKGKAEERLKKKKDGSEEKKITVHLTVKEKVTGTLHTLLEDFRLGLKEKLGKHVYNIRHQYAALRGLKENLSEDEVVLHIDFAENFLCKYSSEIQAVHFGDSHKQTSLHTGVAYTKNSVISVCSVSSSFRHDPCAIWAHLSKVLTFLKDQYPTASVLHVVSDGPTTQYRSKKNFYFFTNIPYQMGWKKLTWNFLEAGHGKGPADGIGAAVKRRADDIIARGKDIPNAQVLFEELQQQKSATELFYVEPEEIECMDTHLPSELQTIRGTMKIHQITSASPSQMSWRILSCFCSAPHDCKCFNPETVMFQHWDEASPSTSTSHPDTPHIGLRHIVDLNEGHVGQWCAVKYDGDIYPGIIQDTDVYSGALVKTMSCVGLNRFFFGL from the exons ATGCCACCTAAGACAACAAAAGAAAGGTCACAGGTCTATAGGGACAAAATAAAAGCTGACCCTATAAAATATGAAGAGAGACTTAAAAGAGACAGGGAGAGATACCTGAGGAAAAAGGAAAAAGGAGTAGTAAAAGCAATTGCAGGTCTGTCAAAGCGGGAGCAACGCAAACAAAGAAGACAATGGAAAATCAATCAAAGAAATAGAAGAGAGGAGATTAAAAAAACCCTCACAATGCAGGCCTACCTTTCCACCACCACACCGCCACATTCTCCTGATGTTGTCTTGCAGCCAGAACACAATGTTGACCTGCCCCCCACACCACCTTCTGCCCGATCTCATTCCCAAAATCAGAGGGGAAGGAAAAGGGTAGCAAGAAACCGACAAAAAGTGTATGCAGCACTGTATGAGAGTAACACCAAGCTTGAGAAAGCTTTGCGAAAGGCAGAGAAATACCGCCAGCGGTACGAGAGACTGATGAAAAAAATGAGGCAGGCTGACTCTCCAAATACAAAATCCAAACGGCAAATGGTAACAGCACCTAGCACTCTACGAAGAACTTTAGTTTTTCACAACGCTCTAATCGCTGAACTGAAAGACAGATATAAAAATCTCCACTCAGACAGGGACAAACACATCATTTCCAAAATAATGGCAGGAAAAGTCCTTAAGAAGTATCGACTACTGAAAATGGCCAAAAGGGAATTTGGCTTTTCACCCAGAAGAATGAGAAGTAACAAAAAACGGACAACAGCATTTACTTACACACGGAAGaaacaaaagaacagcattagcccagccacagaagaaaaaataaaacaattcttAGAAAGAGATGAGAATAGCAGAGCATCAACTGGAAAAAAGGACACTGTGAccaagaaaaagacaaaaacacagaaaCGATTCTTGAATGAGCCTCTGGAAAAACTCCATAAGAAGTTTAGGAAGGAGTATCCTGACATCAGGATTTCTAAGAGTGAGTTCTGTAAGAGACGTCCGTTTTGGATTGTAAAGCCCACAGTTAAGGATAGAGACACATGCCTCTGCAAGACCCATGCCAATCTGCAGAATATGGCAGACAAACTGCTTTatcataaagtcattaaaagCAGCAACATTGAAGATCTGATTGTATCCCTGTGCTGTTCGCCAAACTATACCAAGCAATGTATGTACAGGGAATGTACCATTTGTGAAGCTAAAGAATTGGAAATCTCAACCTTTGACCCTGGGACCCAAACATTTTGGTATGAATGGAAGGGAAAAGCTGAGGAGAGactgaagaaaaagaaagatggtagtgaagaaaaaaaaatcacagtccATTTGACAGTTAAAGAGAAGGTTACAGGTACTCTGCATACTTTGCTTGAGGACTTTCGCTTAGGACTAAAAGAAAAACTTGGCAAACATGTCTATAACATCAGACACCAATATGCTGCTCTTCGTGGTTTAAAAGAGAACCTGAGTGAAGATGAGGTTGTCCTCCATATTGACTTTGCAGAGAATTTTCTTTGCAAGTACAGCAGCGAAATCCAAGCTGTACACTTTGGTGATTCGCATAAACAGACCTCACTACACACTGGTGTGGCCTACACCAAAAACAGTGTGATCTCAGTCTGTTCAGTCAGCTCCTCTTTTCGTCATGACCCCTGTGCTATTTGGGCACATCTATCAAAAGTCCTCACTTTCCTGAAGGATCAATACCCCACTGCTTCAGTGCTACATGTGGTCAGTGATGGGCCGACCACCCAATACCGCTCCAAAAAGAATTTCTACTTCTTCACCAACATTCCATATCAGATGGGCTGGAAGAAACTCACTTGGAACTTTCTGGAGGCTGGCCACGGAAAAGGCCCTGCTGATGGGATAGGAGCAGCAGTGAAAAGAAGAGCTGATGACATCATAGCTAGAGGGAAGGACATACCAAATGCTCAGGTGCTCTTTGAGGAGCTTCAACAGCAAAAGTCTGCCACAGAGCTCTTCTATGTTGAGCCTGAAGAAATTGAGTGTATGGACACTCATTTGCCATCCGAGCTACAAACAATCCGTGGCACAATGAAGATTCATCAG ATAACCTCTGCTAGCCCAAGCCAAATGTCATGGAGAATCCTCAGTTGCTTTTGCTCTGCACCTCATGACTGCAAATGTTTCAATCCAGAAACAGTCATGTTCCAGCATTGGGACGAAGCTTCCCCCTCAACCAGTACATCGCATCCTGACACACCTCACATAGGTCTGCGGCACATTGTTGACTTGAACGAGGGACACGTTGGTCAGTGGTGTGCTGTGAAGTATGATGGAGATATTTATCCTGGCATCATACAGGATACTGATGTCTACAGTGGTGCTCTGGTTAAAACCATGAGCTGTGTTGGTCTCaatcgttttttttttggcctctAA